One genomic segment of Chitinophaga sancti includes these proteins:
- a CDS encoding carboxymuconolactone decarboxylase family protein: MADEIKAFNDYREKMNEVILGKQNKVINRLFNLDTNTYMEGALSTKVKEMLGLVSSMVLRCDDCIKYHLGKCHEQGITTEEMYEIFAVANIVGGTIVIPHTRRAAEYWEALLAQES; this comes from the coding sequence ATGGCAGACGAGATAAAAGCATTTAACGATTACCGGGAAAAGATGAATGAGGTCATTCTGGGTAAACAAAACAAAGTGATCAACCGGTTATTCAATCTGGACACCAACACTTATATGGAAGGTGCCCTTAGTACAAAAGTGAAAGAAATGCTGGGGTTGGTTTCATCTATGGTATTACGTTGCGACGACTGCATCAAATACCATCTGGGCAAATGCCACGAGCAGGGAATCACCACTGAAGAGATGTACGAGATTTTTGCAGTAGCTAATATAGTTGGGGGTACAATCGTAATACCACATACAAGAAGAGCGGCTGAATATTGGGAAGCTTTGTTGGCACAGGAAAGCTGA
- a CDS encoding LysE family translocator, with protein MTSAFLSAVFSGVALGLVLSVSVGPVIFAIIKYSVNNGFKAGISFALGVSFSDIFYVLLGNLATAFFLDLKEYNKPIGIVGGSLLICMGLYGLLFKKVKISTGDEKPEMFRTHDYLKIWLAGFLMNSLNPGVILFWLGICVSNSPHTTGHKIITYGVCLVWVLSTDILKVFVADKIRHKLTLTNVKWLNKISGASMIVFGVLLLYQMVFNVSALGH; from the coding sequence ATGACATCTGCTTTCTTATCAGCGGTCTTCTCCGGAGTGGCACTTGGACTGGTTTTATCCGTATCTGTCGGCCCCGTCATCTTCGCGATAATAAAATATAGTGTAAATAACGGTTTCAAGGCTGGAATCAGTTTTGCGCTGGGTGTATCATTCAGTGATATATTTTATGTGTTGCTGGGGAATCTGGCCACAGCGTTTTTTCTGGATCTGAAGGAATATAATAAACCTATTGGTATTGTTGGTGGGAGTTTACTGATTTGTATGGGGCTATATGGGCTTCTGTTCAAAAAGGTGAAGATCAGTACCGGTGATGAAAAGCCGGAGATGTTCCGGACCCATGATTATTTAAAGATCTGGCTGGCTGGATTCCTGATGAATTCCCTGAATCCCGGTGTGATATTATTCTGGTTGGGTATCTGTGTTTCGAATAGTCCGCACACAACGGGGCATAAGATTATTACTTACGGAGTATGCCTGGTATGGGTGCTATCTACAGATATATTGAAGGTATTTGTGGCGGATAAGATCAGGCATAAGCTGACCCTGACGAATGTAAAGTGGTTGAATAAGATATCAGGGGCGAGTATGATTGTGTTTGGAGTGCTGTTGTTGTATCAGATGGTATTTAATGTAAGTGCCCTGGGCCACTAA
- a CDS encoding 2-oxoacid:ferredoxin oxidoreductase subunit beta, whose amino-acid sequence MSTATIAPQALTAKDFATDQEVRWCPGCGDYSILKQVQTIMPGLGIPKENIVIVSGIGCSSRFPYYMNTYGMHSIHGRATAIASGLKAVRPELSVWIVTGDGDGLSIGGNHTIHLLRRNFDVNVMLFNNQIYGLTKGQYSPTSETSKVTKSTPYGSIDHPFNPMALALGADASFIARSMDRDPKHLQEMLKRSHAHKGASFLEIYQNCNIFNDGAFEVFTEKSSKAEQAIFVEQGQPLVFGAQKNKGIRLDGLKPVVVELGSEYSADDLWIHDEHDFYKAQILTRMFDDPRIEGHFPRPFGVFYQGFRPTYEEQLNFQVEDAFSKRGPGDLDKLLAGKETWTIR is encoded by the coding sequence ATGTCAACAGCAACTATAGCTCCGCAGGCGTTAACGGCGAAGGATTTTGCAACGGACCAGGAAGTACGCTGGTGCCCGGGTTGCGGGGATTATTCTATATTGAAGCAGGTGCAGACCATTATGCCTGGATTGGGTATACCGAAAGAGAATATCGTGATCGTTTCCGGTATTGGCTGTTCATCCCGTTTTCCATATTATATGAATACCTACGGCATGCACTCCATCCATGGCCGTGCTACTGCGATCGCATCTGGTCTGAAAGCCGTGCGTCCTGAGCTGAGTGTATGGATTGTGACTGGTGATGGTGATGGTTTGTCCATCGGTGGTAACCACACGATTCACCTGCTGCGCCGTAACTTTGATGTCAATGTAATGCTGTTCAACAACCAGATCTATGGTCTGACCAAAGGACAGTACTCTCCTACTTCTGAAACCAGCAAGGTGACGAAGTCTACGCCTTACGGCAGTATTGACCATCCGTTCAACCCAATGGCGCTGGCGCTGGGTGCTGATGCGTCTTTCATTGCCAGAAGCATGGACCGCGATCCTAAACACCTGCAGGAAATGCTGAAACGCAGCCATGCCCATAAAGGTGCTTCTTTCCTCGAGATCTATCAGAACTGTAACATCTTTAATGATGGTGCTTTTGAAGTGTTTACGGAGAAATCAAGCAAGGCTGAGCAGGCAATCTTTGTAGAGCAGGGACAGCCGCTGGTATTTGGTGCACAGAAGAACAAAGGTATCCGTCTGGATGGATTGAAACCTGTGGTAGTTGAGCTGGGTAGTGAGTATAGTGCAGATGACCTGTGGATCCATGATGAACATGATTTCTATAAGGCACAGATATTGACCCGTATGTTCGACGATCCCCGTATTGAAGGACATTTCCCACGTCCATTCGGCGTGTTTTATCAAGGATTCCGTCCTACTTATGAGGAGCAATTAAATTTCCAGGTAGAAGATGCATTTAGCAAGAGAGGTCCTGGGGATTTGGATAAGTTGTTGGCTGGTAAAGAAACATGGACAATCAGATAA